A window of the Chryseobacterium arthrosphaerae genome harbors these coding sequences:
- a CDS encoding TonB-dependent siderophore receptor, giving the protein MKNVLICASALGTMLVSAQKKDTIKSNDIEEVVVNGRYYQKYKLNEVSGSLRIQTPILELPQNVQSVSSQVLADQLTLNMSEGIVRNVSGARKVEHWDNVYSNVFMRGASIATFMNGMNVSSTWGPINPDASIIDRIEFVKGPAGFMGSMGDPAGFYNVVTKKPTGKFANSVRFTTGSYNLFRGEADLDGILVKDGVLDYRINLMGSSNKSWVENDKTSKIIVAPSITFRPTKTTTFTAQYNYQYLKFNQPGAYLMSNDGYASLNVHTNFNDPNFKKTEVKDQSLFLSLDQKLFKDWVWSTQYAYMDLNYDGGSWWGTFDANNKNVLNRTLSNWQAKGKNHIFQTYVRGNLTTGNIVHKIIAGFDYGDRKYKADFSSFAGGPFPIDIYNVNYGVDPSKLPSSDFYTLNTSAPFYNDQGVKYTSYYAQDQIEMFDNKLRLTLAGRYTSGKTYSAYPNLSPGTPIVPDTAGEFTPRVGVSYSINENFSAYGIYDKTFVPQSGTGIHQTLITEPFRGQNIEFGLKKDWFGGKWNSTFSVYEIRRQNILVAGNANENGGVAFQIPTGEQRARGFETDIKGEIVRGLNLIINYAYTDAKTVKDTDPARIGVQSPGNAKNVQNTWISYRFQNGVLHGFGISAGYQYQGGRQSWYGVSATKDQSLPDYFDTNFGISYVAKKFDVNFMLNNVLNRKLYSGYRGDGGEYAWIYNAPRNWRVSIGYKF; this is encoded by the coding sequence ATGAAAAATGTACTGATCTGTGCTTCCGCACTGGGAACAATGCTGGTTTCTGCGCAAAAAAAAGATACCATCAAATCCAATGATATTGAAGAAGTAGTTGTTAACGGAAGATATTATCAGAAGTACAAGCTGAATGAGGTTTCGGGTTCTTTAAGAATTCAGACACCTATTCTTGAGCTTCCTCAGAATGTACAGTCTGTAAGTTCACAGGTTCTTGCGGACCAGCTTACCCTGAATATGTCTGAAGGAATTGTCCGCAACGTAAGCGGAGCAAGAAAAGTGGAACACTGGGATAATGTGTATTCCAATGTTTTCATGAGAGGAGCCAGTATTGCAACCTTTATGAACGGAATGAATGTTTCCTCCACGTGGGGACCCATCAATCCTGATGCTTCTATTATAGACAGAATAGAGTTTGTAAAAGGTCCTGCCGGATTTATGGGTTCTATGGGAGATCCTGCCGGGTTTTATAATGTGGTCACTAAAAAACCAACAGGAAAATTCGCCAATAGTGTGCGTTTCACAACGGGAAGCTACAACCTTTTCAGAGGTGAGGCAGATCTTGACGGAATCCTTGTGAAGGACGGGGTTTTAGATTACCGTATCAATTTAATGGGAAGCTCCAATAAATCGTGGGTGGAAAATGATAAAACAAGCAAAATTATTGTTGCTCCGTCAATTACTTTCAGACCTACAAAGACCACTACATTTACAGCACAATATAATTATCAGTATTTAAAATTCAATCAGCCGGGAGCTTACCTGATGTCAAATGACGGATATGCTTCACTGAATGTACATACCAACTTTAATGATCCGAATTTCAAGAAAACTGAAGTCAAAGATCAGAGTTTATTTTTAAGCTTAGACCAGAAGCTTTTCAAAGACTGGGTATGGAGCACACAGTATGCCTATATGGATTTAAATTATGACGGTGGCTCATGGTGGGGAACTTTTGATGCGAACAATAAGAATGTTTTAAACAGGACGTTAAGCAACTGGCAGGCAAAAGGAAAGAATCATATTTTCCAGACCTATGTAAGAGGAAATCTTACGACGGGAAACATTGTTCATAAGATTATTGCAGGATTTGATTACGGAGACAGAAAATACAAAGCAGACTTTTCATCTTTTGCAGGGGGGCCTTTTCCAATCGACATTTATAATGTGAATTATGGTGTGGATCCTTCAAAACTTCCTTCTTCTGATTTCTACACTTTAAATACTTCTGCTCCATTTTATAATGATCAGGGAGTAAAATATACTTCTTATTATGCTCAGGATCAGATTGAAATGTTTGATAATAAACTAAGATTAACCCTAGCAGGAAGATATACAAGCGGTAAAACCTATTCAGCCTATCCTAACCTGAGCCCGGGAACTCCTATTGTACCTGATACAGCCGGAGAATTTACACCAAGAGTAGGGGTAAGTTATTCCATTAATGAGAACTTCTCGGCTTACGGAATCTATGACAAGACTTTTGTACCACAATCCGGGACAGGAATTCATCAGACACTGATTACAGAACCCTTCAGAGGTCAGAATATTGAATTTGGACTGAAGAAAGACTGGTTCGGCGGAAAATGGAATTCTACTTTTTCAGTTTATGAAATCAGAAGACAGAATATTCTTGTAGCGGGAAATGCCAACGAAAACGGTGGAGTTGCTTTTCAGATTCCTACCGGAGAGCAAAGGGCAAGAGGTTTTGAAACCGATATCAAAGGAGAGATCGTCAGAGGGTTGAACCTTATTATCAACTATGCATATACTGATGCAAAAACGGTTAAAGACACAGATCCTGCAAGAATTGGGGTTCAGTCTCCGGGAAATGCAAAAAATGTTCAGAATACCTGGATCAGCTATAGGTTCCAGAATGGTGTTTTACATGGTTTTGGAATTTCAGCCGGTTATCAGTATCAGGGAGGAAGACAGTCCTGGTATGGGGTAAGTGCCACAAAAGATCAGAGTTTACCGGATTATTTTGATACCAACTTCGGGATTTCCTATGTTGCTAAAAAATTCGATGTTAACTTTATGTTGAATAATGTTCTTAACAGAAAACTTTACAGCGGATACAGGGGAGACGGAGGAGAATATGCATGGATCTACAATGCACCACGTAACTGGAGAGTATCAATCGGATATAAATTTTAA
- a CDS encoding PepSY-associated TM helix domain-containing protein translates to MRKKHHHKKKISPTKKWSAKLHLWLGLSVGIIVFIVSLTGTLYVFKDEVQNILRKEAIYVKNEDSGKNPLSIGLLREKVTLELNEKYPLTSVEIPLDKSKSYRFLYYEKNKNGWNYFQEVLINKQVYVNQYTGEILAVYNEKYDFFNILKYIHWGLLLNSDWGKYVVGIPTVLFIFMLITGIILWWPKNKNARKGRLRFNWENVKTWKRKNYDLHNVLGFYVSFIALLMSITGIYFAYPYVKNTFNLALSGSMDLPKEKEIKSPDSLMAKNNDVFDIAALQTRKLYAGSSSFRISLNGKNKKGKDLKSLPVTIYGQEGRFSERNLLTFDKYSGKLLAHKPHQKLNSAEKYANANYDIHTGSYFGLLGKIIWFTAGLICTSLPVTGFLIWWGKRKKQGKKI, encoded by the coding sequence ATGAGAAAAAAGCATCATCATAAAAAGAAAATCTCTCCAACAAAGAAATGGTCTGCCAAACTGCATTTGTGGTTGGGCCTGTCTGTTGGTATTATTGTTTTCATAGTCTCTCTTACGGGGACTTTATATGTTTTTAAAGATGAAGTACAGAATATTCTGCGTAAAGAAGCTATTTATGTGAAAAATGAAGATTCCGGCAAAAACCCGTTATCCATTGGGCTTCTCCGGGAAAAGGTAACCTTGGAACTTAATGAAAAATACCCGCTGACTTCCGTAGAAATTCCTTTAGATAAAAGTAAATCCTACCGCTTTCTGTATTATGAAAAAAATAAAAACGGCTGGAATTATTTTCAGGAGGTGCTGATCAACAAGCAGGTCTACGTCAATCAGTATACCGGAGAGATACTGGCTGTATATAATGAGAAATATGATTTCTTCAATATTTTAAAATACATCCATTGGGGGCTCCTGCTGAATTCTGACTGGGGAAAATATGTGGTGGGAATTCCGACCGTGCTTTTCATTTTCATGCTGATCACAGGAATTATTTTGTGGTGGCCCAAAAATAAGAATGCAAGAAAAGGACGCTTACGTTTCAACTGGGAAAATGTGAAAACCTGGAAGCGTAAAAACTATGACCTTCATAATGTACTTGGGTTTTATGTTTCGTTCATTGCATTATTGATGAGCATTACCGGGATTTATTTTGCCTATCCTTATGTAAAAAACACATTCAATCTTGCTTTATCGGGATCGATGGATCTTCCCAAGGAAAAGGAGATCAAATCTCCGGATTCACTGATGGCAAAGAATAATGACGTATTTGATATTGCAGCCCTTCAGACCAGAAAGCTGTATGCCGGTTCATCAAGTTTCAGAATTTCTTTAAACGGAAAGAATAAAAAAGGAAAAGACCTGAAAAGTCTTCCCGTAACCATTTACGGACAGGAAGGAAGATTCAGCGAAAGAAACCTGTTAACTTTTGATAAATACTCAGGAAAGCTACTCGCCCATAAACCTCATCAAAAGCTGAACAGCGCCGAAAAATATGCGAATGCCAATTATGATATCCATACCGGTTCCTACTTTGGGCTTTTAGGAAAAATCATCTGGTTTACAGCCGGCCTCATCTGCACCTCACTCCCCGTAACCGGATTTTTGATCTGGTGGGGGAAAAGAAAGAAACAAGGAAAGAAAATATAA